CTTTCCGGCACCGCACCTGATCGGATCAGCCTCCTCGACACCGAACTTGTCCGTGCAAAAACCGATCCCGTCGCCTGGGAAAACTTCCTCGCCGCAACCGCCGCATCCTCATCGCCCGACACCGTTACCTACCTCAGACGCATTGAACAGAGCGGAAACTTCCATATCGAGCAGGCCGGGGAAAGCAGATCCCTCTACCTCCGGTTCGCCGCAAACCGCAAACTCTCTCTGGAAACAGACACAGGTCGTGCCTTCCTTGCCACCTCCCTCATCACCCTTGCCCGTGTCAACGAATACATCTCAACCGGCATCCTCTCCGTCTTCTCCCATCTCGACAGGTATGACGCCCCGGTCCGCGATGCATGCTTTACCATCCTCACCAACCTGGTAACCACCGTTCCCGAAACCGACACTCCCTCCGTCATCCGTACCGCCCGCCGCATCATCGAAAAAAGCCCCAAAGCCAAAGAAGCATACAACCAGACACACCACCGCGAATAATCCGCCCGGAACACTCCCGCCAACTTTCGCACCCCCACTATCATAATAAGAACCGATCATCCCATATAAATATGCAGGGGCGCACCGCCCCTGAAAACCTCATTTTTTTATTCGCGTCAAATCCTGCCAATTTTGAATTTACGAACGATAATCTTGTAAAATTGAAATTTATTGGGAAATGGCTTGCAGAATGCCAATTTGGACAAATAAAGTTCGTAGAAGTCATTTTTAACAATTTTGCTGGTTTTTCCTCATCAGGTATCTTTAAATATGCAGGGACTGACCTATTATCATCCAAAGATTCCCGGCAGGAAAAAATTGCGTGTGACCGGGACTTTGAGAAGTATGGAGAAAACCCTAGTCTATGAAACAGATGGTAGCAAATGGCATGACCGATTCCGAGGTCATTGCAAAGTTTAAGGAAGAGAACTGCTGGGGCCTCTGTACCTCAATCGATCTCAAGAACTGTGACCCGGCAACGATTCGTGACGCAGACAAAATCCACCAGTTTGTACTGGAACTTGCAGATCTTATTGAGATGCACCGTTTCGGCGAACCCCAGATCATTCATTTCGGCCCCTGCGACCGCGTCGCCGGATATTCAATGACCCAGTTAATCGAAACCTCGCTTCTCTCCGCACACTTTGCAAACGACACCAACGCAGCATACATTGACATCTTCAGCTGCAAAGAATATCCGCCGACCGTCGCCGCAGAGTTCTGCAAAAAATTCTTCGGCGCAAAAGGCATGAATACCACCGTATTCTTCCGCACCATCTAACATTTGCGGAAGAGTGTTTTTCTTTTTTGTACGAATATCTGCCCTGCATTGGTATCCGGAGCACTTTCACACCGCACGGTCCCCGCTTTATCCCTTCATCCGTTGAACAAATCTCTGACAACACTACAGAGGTGAACCACACATGACACACACATATCGTCCCGTGCGGACCCGGTCCCGCAGAATCAGAAAGACCCCTCTCCCCGAAAACATCTATCTCCTCCCCGACGGCAGAATCATGTACCTCCGGTACAACAAAAACCCCATCGCAAAAATCGCCCGCCCCTACATCGCAGCAGATGACGGGACAAGCTGCCCGGCCTACATACCTCCGCTGCCGGATCAGATCTGGCGGAAGTACCCCGTACTGAACCCTGCCGATATCCGGCAGGCAGCCGCCGCCCAGATTGAACTTGCAAAACTCCTCCGGCTGCCAAAGACCGGTACAAAACCAACCGCCCAGACACGGCTGTCCGAACTTGCTGACTGGCTTGCCGTCATGTACCGGCTGGCGGAAACTGCATCCGCAGAACCCGGTCAGGAGCACACCGACCGCCAGCCCGCAGATCTGCGGGCTGCCCGGCTGTTCTCCTGACAAAGTGCTGCAACCGCACTATAATAATGGACCCGGGAAACCCTGCGCCGGACCCGGGACACCCCGCAACTTTTTCCCAAAACCCGATCAATCTTCCCGTAAGAGTAGTAACTCTTTTTACTCAAAACAACATCATCACTAAACTACTATTCACAGGTCGCAGAAAAATGGTCTCTGAAAACGATGTTCTCCATATCGCTGAACTTGCCGACATCGGTATTGCCACGTCCGAACTCGGCAAATTCACTGAACAGTTCAACGCAATTCTCGAATACTTCGATATCCTCGACACCTTGACCGCAGACGATGAACTGGATCGTCCGCTGGTCAACGTATTTCGCGAAGATGAGGTCAGACCCTCCCTTTCGCAGGAAGAAGCGCTTGCAAACTCCCATAACCCTGAAGACGGCTACATCCGCGCTCCCAAGGTGATCTAAATGTCCGACGCATACAACGCATTCCTCTCTGACATCGAGATACCTTCCGACGCCAGCGGACCGCTTGCCGGCATCCGTGTCGCGGTCAAAGACAACATCTCCACCAAAAACATCCCCACCACCTGCGCCTCTAAAATCCTTCTCGGCTATATCCCGCCCTACGACGCACACGCTGTGGAACTGCTCAAAGCAGCAGGCGCTACCATCGCCGGCAAAACCAATATGGACGAGTTCGGTATGGGAACCACCACCGAAAACAGCGCGTTTGGTCCCGCCTTAAATCCGCGTGACACAACACGTGTCACCGGCGGTTCATCCGGCGGCTCTGCCGCCGCCGTTGCCGCAGGACTCGTCCCCATGGCGCTTGGTTCCGACACCGGCGGTTCGATTCGCTGTCCCGCATCCTACTGCGGTATTGTCGGTCTTAAGCCTTCTTACGGCCGGGTCAGCCGGTATGGTTTGATCGCCTACGCCAACTCCTTTGAACAGATCGGTCCCATGGCAGCAAACGTCACCGACACCGCAAAACTCTTCAGTGTCATCGCCGGCGGCGACCGTCGCGACTCAACTTCGGTTGACAAACCCTACCGTTTTGCCGACCTTCACGCCGACATCAAAGGAAAAGTCATCGGCGTGCCCAGGGAATACTTTGGAGAAGGCGTTGATGCGGATGTCGCAAAAACCGTTGAAACATCCATCGGCAGACTCGAAGAACTCGGCGCGGTCATCCGCGAGGTGTCCTTACCCTCCATGCAGTATGCGCTTGCCGCCTACTACGTCACCTGCACCTGCGAAGCAAGCTCCAACCTTGACCGCTTCGACGGCGTCAGATACGGTCCGGAACCGGAGATGAACCTCCCCTGGCACGACGCCTACACCAAAGTCCGCGAAGCAGGCTTCGGTCCCGAAGTCCGCCGGAGAATTCTCCTTGGAACCTTTGCCCTCTCCGCAGGATACTACGGTAAATACTACGTCAAGGCCCAGCACGCAAAACAGCTGATCCGCCGCGACTTCCAGCGGGTCCTCACCGGCTGTGACCTCCTTGCAGGTCCGACCATGCCCAACGTCGCCCCGAAACTCGGCGAAATGACCGCAGATCCTCTGCGGATGTATCAGACCGATATCCTCACCGTCCCGGTCAACATCGCCGGAATTCCGGCAGTCTCGCTCCCCTGCGGAACTGCACACGGCATGCCGGTCGGACTGCAGCTGATGGGAAGAATGTTCGGCGAAGAGGCACTCCTGAATGCCGCGCTTGCATTTGAGGAGGTGGCATAAATGGCCGACGAAGAGATGAAGGTCATCATCGGTCTGGAAGTTCACTGCCAGCTGGATACCGCATCGAAGTTATTCTGCGGCTGCTCCGCAGACTTCCGTGCCGACGCCCCGAACACCCACGTATGTCCGGTCTGTCTCGGACTGCCGGGTGCCCTGCCGGTCTTAAACAAAAAGGCCATTGAGTATGCACTCAAAGTCGCAAAGGCGCTCAACTGCACCATCCCCGAGGAAGGTGAGTTCTGCCGGAAGAACTACTTCTACCCTGACCTCGTCAAAGCCTACCAGATCACCATGGGAGACAACCCGCTTGCCCTCGGCGGCTACATCGAGATCGAAGACGACGCAGGCAACCCGAAGACCGTCAACCTGACCCGTATCCATGTCGAGGAAGACCCCGGAAGACTTGTTCACATGGGCAACAAGGAACGCGGGCACTACACCCTTGTTGACTATAACAGATCCGGTATCCCCTTAATCGAAATGGTCACCGAGCCGGAGCTTTCCTCCCCCAAAGAAGCCCGCCGCCTCTTAAACAAACTGCGGGCAACCCTTGAATACCTCGATGTATTCGATCCCGAAAAGGAAGGTTCCATCCGTGTGGATGCAAACATCTCCATCAAAGGTCATGAGCGGGTCGAGATCAAAAACATCTCCTCCTACAAAGGTGTCGAAAAGGCACTGACCTTTGAGATCACCCGGCAGAAGAACCTCATCCGCCGCGGAGGAATCATCGTGCGCGAGACCCGCCACTTCCAGGAAGGAAAGGGAACCACCACCAGCGCACGGTCCAAGGAAACCGCAACCGACTACCGCTACTTCCCTGAACCGGATCTGCCGGTCATCCGTGTTGCGGATTGGGTCAAAGATATTGTCCTTCCCGAACTGCCGGATGCACGGCGCGACCGGTTTATGCAGCAGTACGGCATCGCCGTCAACCATGCAAGAACGCTTACCGGCGACCTCCGGCTTGCCGAGTTCTACGAAACCGTTGCGGACGTTGGTGCAGCCCTCGCCGCATCCTGGATTGCCGACATCCTGATTGGTGAACTCAACTACCGCGACATGAGCCTGAGCGCAGTTGCTGCCCATACACCGGAGTTCAAAGACCTCATCGTACTCGTCCGCGACAAAAAGATCACCGACAAGGCAGGAGTCGAAGTCCTCCGTGTCTGGCTTGACGACCTCCATGCAGGAGAAAAGAAGGAAACCCCGGCACAGATCGTCGAACGACTCGGTCTTGCCCGCGAGTCCGGCGAGTCCTTCCGCGGCATCGTCGAACATATCTTAGCTGCCAACCCGCAGGCGGTCGCCGACCACAAAGCCGGAAAGAAAGGTGCTCTTAACTTCATCGTCGGACAGGTCATGAAGGAAACCAAAGGCAAATCCGACCCGCGTGAAATCCACGCCATGATTGCAGAGCTTGTAGGGGAGTAACCATGCATCTTATCATCGCCGAAAAGAACATCGTCGCAGAACGCATCGCAGCATTTCTGGCAGGAAAACAGAAAGTGCACACCAAACGCGACGGCGCGGCAACCGAGTACACTTTTGGCGATACGGTGGTAATGGGTCTTCGCGGCCATGTGGTTGAACTTGACTTTACCAAAGGTTACAGCAACTGGCGAAGCGAAGAACACCCGCCGCGTTCCCTCATCAATGCCGATATCGAAAAGCATCCGACCGAAAAGAAGATCGTCGCTCTCATGCAGAAGCATGCGAAAAAAGCCGACCGCATTACTATCGCAACCGATTACGATACCGAAGGAGAACTCATCGGCATGGAAGCCTATGAGCTAGTCCGTGCCGTCAACCAGAAGGTGACGGTTGACCGTGCCCGGTTCTCGGCAATTACCAAAGATGAGATCACCAAAGCAATCGCCGATGCACAAGAGATCGACTTCAATCTTGCCGCAGCCGGTGAGACCCGGCAGGTCATCGATCTTGTCTGGGGAGCATCCTTAACCCGGTTCCTCTCCATCGCTGCCCACCGTGGTGCAGACAGTATTCTTTCCGTCGGCCGCGTGCAGAGCCCGACGCTCGCCATGATTGTTGATCGCGAAAAGGAGATAGAAGCCTTTGTTCCGGAAAAGTACTGGATGCTTACCCTCACCGCGAAGATTGCGGGTGAGGAGGTATCCGCCCGCCACGTCCACGGCCGGTTCACCGTGAAGGAAGAGGCTGACGCAGCCCTTGCCGGAACACGCGATCCGGTCACGGTGCGGGAAGTCATTACCGGCAAAAAGACCGACAAAGCCCCGACCCCGCTGGACACCACCGCCTTAATCGTCGGTGCGGGACGGCTTGGTCTCTCCGCCGCATCCGCGATGAACAAGGCAGAGGATCTCTACATGCGGGGATTCATCTCCTATCCCCGTACCGACAACACCGCGTATCCCAAAAGTCTCAATCTCCGCCAGCATCTCAAAATGTTTGCCGGCGGCGAGTTTGAACGCGATGCAAATCATGTGCTGGCAAACATGCGGGCAGTCCCAACCCGCGGCAAGAAGGAAACCACCGACCACCCGCCAATCTACCCGACCTCCAAAGGCACCCGTGCCGAGATCGGCGACGACGCCACATGGAAACTGTATGAGTTCATCGTCCGCCGGTTTTTTGCCACGCTTTCCCCCGACGCCGAGTGGAAGACGCTCAAGGTCAATCTGACCGCGGATACTGAGCCTTATACCATCACCGGCGGACGGCTGATTGTTCCCGGCTGGCGTACGGTGTACCCCTACAGCAAAGCCGAAGAAGCCATCCTGCCGGAGTTTGCGGTTGGTGACCGGCTCACCCTTACCGATAAAAACTGTGAGGAAAAAGAGACCCAGCCTCCGGCCCGCTACTCGCAGAGCAGACTCATCCAGAGAATGGAAGAGCTGGGTCTCGGCACCAAAAGTACGCGGCATGAGGTCATCAGCAAACTTATCGGCAGAAAGTACATCGAAGGAAACCCGATGAAGCCGACCATTGTCGGCCGTGCGGTTACTGAGTCACTGGAAAAGTTTGCGGATACCATCACCGCCCCCACGATGACCAAGACCCTCGAAGAGTCAATGGAGAACATCGCCGCGGGGACCAAGACCATGAACGCGGTGCTGACCGAGTCGAAGACCATGCTCTCCTCCATCTTCGATGATCTGGAGGAGAACAAGGAAGCGATCGGTCAGGACCTCATGGACCGCACGCGGGAGGAGCAGACGGTCGGTCAGTGTCCGGTCTGCGGTGCACCGCTCCGGATCCGGCGTGCCGGAAACTCCCAGTTCATCGGCTGTTCCGGCTACCCGAAGTGTACCTTCAATACCAGCCTTCCGCCGGCGACCTGGGGCAATGCAGTTAAAATGAATGAGGTCTGTCCCATCCATCAGCTCAACCATGTTCAGCTGCTCCGCAAAGGTGCTCCGGCCTGGAAGATCGGCTGTCCCCTTTGTTCCCACATCAAAACAAACGCCGAGGCGTTTAAGATGCTGCCCGGCATGACCGATGCAGGGATTGAGAGGCTGAACAGTGTCCACATCTATGCAATCTCCGAACTTGCCGGAATCTCCGCAGATGATCTGATGTTCCGGCTCAATACATCCCGGGATGAAGCGGATAAAATGATTCAGGATGCGGAAACGGTTCTGGGGCTGCTTCGCAAGAGAACCGAACTCAAGAAGTTCATCTCCTCGCATGTCGCGCCCCGCCGCGGACGCGGCCACTCCAAGGTCAGTGCCGCCTTCATCGGCAAGGGAATCGTGGACATTGCAAGTCTTGCCGGTGCAAAAAAGAGTGATGTGATGGCGGCCGGCCTCTCCGAGGCAGAGACCGACACGCTTCTTACGGAGGCAAAGCGCGTCGTCAATATCGCCACGATGAAACAGTACGGGGTGCCGGCCATTACCCTCAAGAAGTATGTTGCCGCCGGATATGAAGATCCGAAGGCCTTTGTTGCGGCGCACCCCGCAGGTCTTTCCCTTGCGACCGGTGCGTCGGTGACAACCGTCTGTAAGCATCAGAAGATGGTGGCAGAACAGATCGGTGCCGAGCCGCCGAAATCACTCAGCAAGGCAGCGTTTGATGACGGTATTGCAAGTCTGACACCGCTTGAGATTGAGCCGGAGCACCTGACCGCTCTTGCGTTTGCAGGAGTGTACAGCTGTACGCTTCTGAAGGGTGCTGCGGTTCAGACACTGTCGCGCCAGACCGGTATCGACAGGGAACAGCTGACCGAATACAAGAACAAAGCCAAAAAGGTGTGTGGAAAATGACGAACTGGAAAGAATGGAGACATATTACCAAACTCGATCCTGATAAGGTTCTGGGTGACGGTGCAATTGCAGAGATTGCAGCAAGCGGAACGGATGTTCTGATGCTGTCGGGAACACTGGATGTGACGCCGGAGAAACTTGCAGACCTCTACGATCAGGTACGCGACTCCGGTCTGCCGGTGGTTGTGGAACCGGCAGATCCGACCGGTGCACGGTTCGAGGGGATGGACCTGGTGTTTGTGCCGACGGTTTTTAATGCGGCCCACCCGATGTTTGTTACGGGTCTTCACAAGGAGTGGGTGCAGCACTTCCCGATTGTCTGGGACAAGGTAATCGGGGAGGCGTATGTGGTACTGAACCCTGCTTCGTCGGTCGGGAAACTGACGCATGCGAAGTGTGATCTCACTCCTGAGGAGGTCGCAGCCTATGCGGTTGTTGCGGAGAAGTACTACCGCATGCCGGTCTTCTACATTGAGTACAGCGGAACCTACGGAGATCCTGCGGTCACAAAGGCAGTCAGCGAGGCGGTGGACGATATTCAGATCTTCTACGGCGGAGGCATCAACAATGCCGAGAAGGCTGCGGAGATGGGACAGTATGCGGATGCGATTGTCGTGGGAAATGCGGTGTACGATGCAGGCCCTGCAATTCTCAAAGAGACGGTGAAGGCGGTCAGACGGTAAATGCCGCAGATCGATATCGTACTCGTTGAGCCGCTGTATGAGGGCAACATCGGGTTTGCCGCCCGGGTTATGAAGAACTTCGGGTTTCATAATATGGTTCTGGTCAACCCGCCGAAGATGACGGTGGAGGCAACCGCACGGGCGTCGCATGCGAAGGATGTTCTTGAGGCGGCGGAGGTTGTAACGCTTGATGAGGTGTTCGCCCGCAGCAATCTTGCGGTTGCAACGACCGGCGGTCTGTCGAAGTCGGTGTCAAACCCGATGCGGATGCCCTACTACTCACCGGCGGAGCTGCGGGAAATGATTCATGATGTGGACGGCCGTATCTCGATTCTGTTCGGGAGGGAGAACTGGGGCTTAAACAACGAGGAAATCCGCCGCTGCGATATTGTGGCAACGATTCCGACCTCACCCGAGTATCCGATTATGAACATCTCGCATGCGATCGGGGTGGTCTGCTATGAGCTTGCGCATCTGCCCCGGGGTGAGTATATGCTTGCCAGCCGGGTCGAGATGGATGCACTTTACGCGCACTTCGAGCGGTTCCTGGAAGGGATCGGTCATCCGGTGGAGAAGCGGGAGACCACGATTCTCCTTGCAAAGCGGGTTCTCGGGAGAACGAACCTGACGGTCCGCGAGGCGAGTACCATTCACGGGATTCTCCGCCGTACCGAGTGGCATCTGAAGCATCCGGGCGTGGCCTACGATGATAAGGGCCGCGAGTACTGGGACGGGGAAGAGTAAGTTTCCTTTTTTTGCAGGACGGCAACGTGCCTGCGTTCGTTTATTGACTGTTGTTGTTCGTCATCGCACATCCGTTCATCTGCAACCCGTCCAGAAACGAAAGACTCCGCTCCACGTCCTCAAACCGCATAACCTCCACAATCATCGTTGCAGACCCCGCCGCCGCAAGTACTGGAGCAAAATCAATCGTTCCCGATCCGCACGCCGCATGCTCATCCCACACCCCGCAGTTATCGTGCAGATGCAGATGATCCGGCCGCTTGGTAAGAAACGCTTTAAGTGTCCCCGTCAGATTTGCATGCCCCACATCCAGCACAAACGACAGACCGCACTCCCGGATACATGTAAGAAGATCCGGTGCCTGAAACCTGCAGCAGTCCCAGCTCCCGAGATTTTCCACCGCAAACCGGATGGAAAACTCCTCCTGCATCTCCCCGAGCTCTGCAAAACTCCGCAGCATTGCCGCAGTTGATGCATCCCACTCGTCCGGATACAGACAAAACCCCGGATGAATCACCAGTGTCTCCGCACCGATCCGATCTCCGGCTTCCGCAGTCTCGCGGATCACCGCAATACTTGCCCGCCGCATCGGCTCAAATGCAGATGCAATATTTCCGTCTCCCGTCGGTGCATGAATCGTGTACCGCAGATCAAACTCCCTGCAGGCATCCTCATACCCAAACAGCGAGTGCTGTGCATCGCACTGAATTTCCACCAGATCACATATCTCCGAAAGCCGCATCAGAGCATCCGCAAGCGGCTCTGCCATCAGACAGTTCGTCGAAACACCAAACCGCCTCATGGGAGAATCCGCCGCATCAGGTCCGCAGCCGAGACCACCGCAACCGCCCCGTCCCCGGCAAGCTCCGCAAAAAGAGCATCCGCCTCTCCTCCGGTATAATCCTCGCATCGTCCAAGGAAATACACCGGCACATCAGCACCCTTCAGGACCGACAGATTTGCCAGATTCCCCGAGCCGACCGGCATCCCCGCAACCACCACGGCATCCGCCTTCGCAACCAGACCACGCAGCTGTTCAACCGCTGCAGCTGACACCGCCGCAAACGGCGGCTCAACCACCGCTTCAATTCCGAGTGCCGCGGCTGCCGCCGCATCAGAATCATTCGCCGCAAGTACCCCCGCGGTAACCCGGCACCCGTGCAGAAGCAGCAGGTGATACAGCTCCGATCCGGACCCCCCGCCCGAGATCACATGTACCCGGACACCGTCTGCAACCGCCGCAACATCATACGCCGGAACCAGATACGGCTTCCCCGTCAGAGGATGCATATGTACCAGCATCCTCACCGAAAAACTCTCGGAGATCCGTTCCTCCGTCAGTACCTCCGCAGGAGTTCCCGCCGCCACGATCTGTCCTCCGCTCATCAGAATCAGCCGGTCACAGAAATAGGACGCAAGATTAAAATCATGAAACACCCCCACCACCGTAATCTTTGGTGTCAGCTCCTGAATCAGGCTCAGAATCTCCAGCTGATGATTAATATCAAGATGTGACGTCGGCTCATCCAGCAGCAGGATCTTCGGCTGCTGTGCAAGCGTCCGTGCAATCAGTACCCGCTGCCGCTCACCGCCCGACACCTCCGTAATCAGTTTATCCGCCAGATGCAGCGTATTCGTCCGCCGCATCGCCTCATCTGCAACCGACAGATCCACCTCTCCCAGAGGTGCAAGCCTC
The window above is part of the Methanocorpusculum vombati genome. Proteins encoded here:
- the speD gene encoding S-adenosylmethionine decarboxylase; the encoded protein is MKQMVANGMTDSEVIAKFKEENCWGLCTSIDLKNCDPATIRDADKIHQFVLELADLIEMHRFGEPQIIHFGPCDRVAGYSMTQLIETSLLSAHFANDTNAAYIDIFSCKEYPPTVAAEFCKKFFGAKGMNTTVFFRTI
- the gatC gene encoding Asp-tRNA(Asn)/Glu-tRNA(Gln) amidotransferase subunit GatC; its protein translation is MVSENDVLHIAELADIGIATSELGKFTEQFNAILEYFDILDTLTADDELDRPLVNVFREDEVRPSLSQEEALANSHNPEDGYIRAPKVI
- the gatA gene encoding Asp-tRNA(Asn)/Glu-tRNA(Gln) amidotransferase subunit GatA is translated as MSDAYNAFLSDIEIPSDASGPLAGIRVAVKDNISTKNIPTTCASKILLGYIPPYDAHAVELLKAAGATIAGKTNMDEFGMGTTTENSAFGPALNPRDTTRVTGGSSGGSAAAVAAGLVPMALGSDTGGSIRCPASYCGIVGLKPSYGRVSRYGLIAYANSFEQIGPMAANVTDTAKLFSVIAGGDRRDSTSVDKPYRFADLHADIKGKVIGVPREYFGEGVDADVAKTVETSIGRLEELGAVIREVSLPSMQYALAAYYVTCTCEASSNLDRFDGVRYGPEPEMNLPWHDAYTKVREAGFGPEVRRRILLGTFALSAGYYGKYYVKAQHAKQLIRRDFQRVLTGCDLLAGPTMPNVAPKLGEMTADPLRMYQTDILTVPVNIAGIPAVSLPCGTAHGMPVGLQLMGRMFGEEALLNAALAFEEVA
- the gatB gene encoding Asp-tRNA(Asn)/Glu-tRNA(Gln) amidotransferase subunit GatB — encoded protein: MADEEMKVIIGLEVHCQLDTASKLFCGCSADFRADAPNTHVCPVCLGLPGALPVLNKKAIEYALKVAKALNCTIPEEGEFCRKNYFYPDLVKAYQITMGDNPLALGGYIEIEDDAGNPKTVNLTRIHVEEDPGRLVHMGNKERGHYTLVDYNRSGIPLIEMVTEPELSSPKEARRLLNKLRATLEYLDVFDPEKEGSIRVDANISIKGHERVEIKNISSYKGVEKALTFEITRQKNLIRRGGIIVRETRHFQEGKGTTTSARSKETATDYRYFPEPDLPVIRVADWVKDIVLPELPDARRDRFMQQYGIAVNHARTLTGDLRLAEFYETVADVGAALAASWIADILIGELNYRDMSLSAVAAHTPEFKDLIVLVRDKKITDKAGVEVLRVWLDDLHAGEKKETPAQIVERLGLARESGESFRGIVEHILAANPQAVADHKAGKKGALNFIVGQVMKETKGKSDPREIHAMIAELVGE
- a CDS encoding DNA topoisomerase I, encoding MHLIIAEKNIVAERIAAFLAGKQKVHTKRDGAATEYTFGDTVVMGLRGHVVELDFTKGYSNWRSEEHPPRSLINADIEKHPTEKKIVALMQKHAKKADRITIATDYDTEGELIGMEAYELVRAVNQKVTVDRARFSAITKDEITKAIADAQEIDFNLAAAGETRQVIDLVWGASLTRFLSIAAHRGADSILSVGRVQSPTLAMIVDREKEIEAFVPEKYWMLTLTAKIAGEEVSARHVHGRFTVKEEADAALAGTRDPVTVREVITGKKTDKAPTPLDTTALIVGAGRLGLSAASAMNKAEDLYMRGFISYPRTDNTAYPKSLNLRQHLKMFAGGEFERDANHVLANMRAVPTRGKKETTDHPPIYPTSKGTRAEIGDDATWKLYEFIVRRFFATLSPDAEWKTLKVNLTADTEPYTITGGRLIVPGWRTVYPYSKAEEAILPEFAVGDRLTLTDKNCEEKETQPPARYSQSRLIQRMEELGLGTKSTRHEVISKLIGRKYIEGNPMKPTIVGRAVTESLEKFADTITAPTMTKTLEESMENIAAGTKTMNAVLTESKTMLSSIFDDLEENKEAIGQDLMDRTREEQTVGQCPVCGAPLRIRRAGNSQFIGCSGYPKCTFNTSLPPATWGNAVKMNEVCPIHQLNHVQLLRKGAPAWKIGCPLCSHIKTNAEAFKMLPGMTDAGIERLNSVHIYAISELAGISADDLMFRLNTSRDEADKMIQDAETVLGLLRKRTELKKFISSHVAPRRGRGHSKVSAAFIGKGIVDIASLAGAKKSDVMAAGLSEAETDTLLTEAKRVVNIATMKQYGVPAITLKKYVAAGYEDPKAFVAAHPAGLSLATGASVTTVCKHQKMVAEQIGAEPPKSLSKAAFDDGIASLTPLEIEPEHLTALAFAGVYSCTLLKGAAVQTLSRQTGIDREQLTEYKNKAKKVCGK
- a CDS encoding phosphoglycerol geranylgeranyltransferase, translating into MTNWKEWRHITKLDPDKVLGDGAIAEIAASGTDVLMLSGTLDVTPEKLADLYDQVRDSGLPVVVEPADPTGARFEGMDLVFVPTVFNAAHPMFVTGLHKEWVQHFPIVWDKVIGEAYVVLNPASSVGKLTHAKCDLTPEEVAAYAVVAEKYYRMPVFYIEYSGTYGDPAVTKAVSEAVDDIQIFYGGGINNAEKAAEMGQYADAIVVGNAVYDAGPAILKETVKAVRR
- a CDS encoding RNA methyltransferase encodes the protein MPQIDIVLVEPLYEGNIGFAARVMKNFGFHNMVLVNPPKMTVEATARASHAKDVLEAAEVVTLDEVFARSNLAVATTGGLSKSVSNPMRMPYYSPAELREMIHDVDGRISILFGRENWGLNNEEIRRCDIVATIPTSPEYPIMNISHAIGVVCYELAHLPRGEYMLASRVEMDALYAHFERFLEGIGHPVEKRETTILLAKRVLGRTNLTVREASTIHGILRRTEWHLKHPGVAYDDKGREYWDGEE
- a CDS encoding sugar phosphate isomerase/epimerase family protein codes for the protein MRRFGVSTNCLMAEPLADALMRLSEICDLVEIQCDAQHSLFGYEDACREFDLRYTIHAPTGDGNIASAFEPMRRASIAVIRETAEAGDRIGAETLVIHPGFCLYPDEWDASTAAMLRSFAELGEMQEEFSIRFAVENLGSWDCCRFQAPDLLTCIRECGLSFVLDVGHANLTGTLKAFLTKRPDHLHLHDNCGVWDEHAACGSGTIDFAPVLAAAGSATMIVEVMRFEDVERSLSFLDGLQMNGCAMTNNNSQ
- a CDS encoding ABC transporter ATP-binding protein, producing MTPVISAEQLSVSYGDHTVLRDLSLAVEEGRFIGILGPNGCGKTTFLRTLSRILAPDAGAVMIEGLDVATYDTRELARILGCVRQETDVAFPFTVREIVLMGRHPHIGRLAPLGEVDLSVADEAMRRTNTLHLADKLITEVSGGERQRVLIARTLAQQPKILLLDEPTSHLDINHQLEILSLIQELTPKITVVGVFHDFNLASYFCDRLILMSGGQIVAAGTPAEVLTEERISESFSVRMLVHMHPLTGKPYLVPAYDVAAVADGVRVHVISGGGSGSELYHLLLLHGCRVTAGVLAANDSDAAAAAALGIEAVVEPPFAAVSAAAVEQLRGLVAKADAVVVAGMPVGSGNLANLSVLKGADVPVYFLGRCEDYTGGEADALFAELAGDGAVAVVSAADLMRRILP